A section of the Leptospira kobayashii genome encodes:
- the rplL gene encoding 50S ribosomal protein L7/L12, translating into MAVDALLEQIGSLTLVQAAELVKKMEDKFGISAAAPVAVAAVAGGGAAAAAEEPATFNVILKAHGDKKIDVIKLVREITGLGLADAKTLVEAGGKPVKEGVSKDEAADLKKKLEGAGAQVEVAAAG; encoded by the coding sequence ATGGCTGTTGACGCGCTATTAGAACAAATTGGAAGTCTTACACTGGTTCAGGCTGCTGAACTCGTGAAAAAGATGGAGGACAAATTCGGGATTTCTGCTGCTGCACCTGTTGCGGTTGCTGCTGTTGCGGGTGGTGGAGCTGCGGCTGCCGCTGAAGAACCTGCAACTTTCAATGTAATCTTGAAAGCACACGGAGATAAAAAAATCGACGTGATTAAACTCGTAAGAGAAATCACTGGTCTTGGTTTAGCTGACGCTAAAACTCTTGTTGAAGCTGGCGGAAAACCAGTGAAAGAGGGCGTTTCTAAAGATGAGGCTGCTGATCTTAAGAAAAAACTCGAAGGTGCTGGGGCTCAAGTAGAAGTTGCTGCTGCCGGTTAA